Part of the Anopheles coluzzii chromosome 3, AcolN3, whole genome shotgun sequence genome is shown below.
caccaaccaccacctgCACTTGATGTCTTGAGTTCCCAGGATGTATTTGCATACGCATCTAAACCCTTCCTCGCCACATTCCGTGCCATTTCCATTTTCCGTCGGCTGTTTggcttttgtttcgttttcccGGGTGTGtctgtccccccccccccccctcgttcCGTATAATGACCACCGCCATCGCTGTAATGTATAATTCTATCATTTATTTACGAACGCAAGCACTCGTGTCCTTCCAATCCTGCATTTGTTCTTCTGTCTTTGGTTtccttttacttttcttttttagttCATGTCTATTCATTTTTATGGGATTGGTGatgtgatttatttttgtatgacCTACACACGGCAGTAAATTACATTGTAAAGTGAAGATAAACTTTGtctcgttgtttttttttgccgattcagttttagttttaccctcctttccatAGCGCGATTGTTCCACTAGCTGTTTTCAATTCAAACTTTTTACTGTTAGATGTAGCACGAATCAAAGGAGGAGGGGTCGTGTGTGATCACGATGGTCGGTTAGAGTCTATATACCAGAGGCATAGCAATTAACGTACGAAACATACTGACCGGTTGCACCTTGTTCGTTCTCATTCTTCTCCCAATTTCCATCTTCCTCCCGACACGGTATAAtggatatttattttatacctACGGTACCCACAGGCACACAACCTACGGAAAGATGCTGATTAGGTATGATGACCCGTCTAGATGTGTTGTTGGAGTGTTAACAATTTGTAGCCTTATTACACCCATCCAAACTGATTGTAATCGTATCATTTGAATTGAGTAACATGCAAAATGATGGACATGGACTGATGTTGCTACCATACTGTTGTACCATTTTCGGATGGGGTTTGAATGTTTCTAATTTGTACTGTCCCACGAGTGCGTAATGATAAAATGCTTCGGTGAAATTATTGCCAATAGTTGCAAACTATGATGAGCTCTGCTTCCTGTACCAAACACACGGTGCATTATTTTACACGACAAACTGCATTGCGCCTGAGCGTGTGCTGTATTTTAAACCAAGTTTCAAAGCTGTATCAAACAGCCGGAAGTGTAGAGGCGAGTTGCTAGTTTATTCATTATTGTATTTCAGCGCGTATATTACGCAGAAGTGTGACTCGATAGGTTTGATACGTTATAAACATGTTCCTGTTTTACCAAATTCTAATACAATATTGCACACTCTCATCatcccttgtgtgtgtgtccccgcTCCTAGGTCTATCAACCGGCAAAGGCTTGTTGCGCATTCGACAGCAATGGAAAGTAttcaggctgaaagtgaaccgATCGATGAAGAGGACGATGTCCCGTGAGTATTTAAAGCAACATCTTTTCAGTCAGTGGGAAAATCATTTCATTAACTCTTTAAACCGTTTTCCTTCTCTTCCCTCTTGcttcacaaaacacaacagtCCCGGTGGAATTCCTGCGCGCAGTGAAAAGGGCGAACGGCTACTGCTGTTCATCggtatcatcgatattttgcaGTCGTATAGGTTAAGGAAAAAGCTAGAGCACACGTGGAAAAGTATTATCCACGATGGTGTAAGTATTGAGTCGATCGTACGAGTGGACCCTCAGTTGTCGATTTTCACTCAAtgtgttgtggttttttttttgttttgttttcctttgcatATTTTAGGATACCGTGTCGGTGCATCGGCCTTCCTTCTATGCACAGCGCTTTCAGGAGTTTATGGCCAAAACCGTGTTTAAGAAAATTCCCTCGCGTAAGTAACATCCACACAGCTTTACCGCAGCTCCAGTTATCGAAAACCAGGCAATACGAATGTTGTACACACGTTTCTCTTAGGGTGCTAAAACAATCAAGTTCATTGTAAGGCAATActtaacaacagcaacaaaatcaGGGATTATATTTGTGCTCTCTTTTTCAATTGTCCAACACTCCCTACCCAaagtacacaaaaaataagGACAACAAATTCACAACCATTCCACATGCGCCTGATAATACGCTAATATGACTCGTTAACGTTGTAGCATATTTTTTTCCGACCAGGGACTAAAACCTATTTTACTCTACTAAACTCTATACCTttcttctttaaaaaaacacaaagcagCAACCAAAACTTCATTGCGCATTTGGCAATCTaatagttttctttttcttgtgaGTGTCTTTCTAATGTTAAACATTTGAAACCCCATACTCTCCTATCCGTAGCGGCTGTGCAGTAAggaatgtaaaatatttacttCTATTGGCGAACAAGTTCTGCTGATCGACCGTTGACAGACAGCGTGAAATCATTAGCCGAGAAATGAAAGCTTGTATAATGCTAACGCTCCTTCTTTACCTCCCTGGTTCAATGTTTAGCGTGTCCTTTGCGTGTCCACGTGCCATGTATCCGGATTTAATTCATGTAATATTTAGAAGATTATTCTGTCTGTCCTAAATTTGCACAGCATCAATCTTGGGAAGGTAGCAATATCGTGCCGTTTTTCCCCTCTTATAAATAGCTCTCTGTTTAGGGTTGTTGGTTGTGGTCTACTCATGCAGATGTGTTACTATATGTTGCCATCCTTTACTGTGTGCAAATGGTACAGCATCATTActaactaaactaaaaaaacacacacagtacaaCACATCAGTAAGGAATCATTCACTCGTACACAAATGACAGGGAATACAAGATCCATTGCGTTGTATCGCCTATATTGCCTACGTTTCGCGTCACCGACAATGTATACCAAATCTCTGATCTATATTTCTTCTCTTGCTTCTCTTGTTCTCTTAtctcttttcctctcttttcTTACATATAATGGGTATTGCAAATATGAAATTTCTCTCTCAACGCGCTCTAAACTATCTCAACGCAATACCACAATCCGAAAATACTGACACAAAATCTCGTTCCAAAATCAACTGCCTACCGGCGCGGGGCGGGCGTGTTAACATCACACCAAACCCGCGATAATTGCTAAATTGCCCGATAacgatttgtttgtgtgtcaaACTATGAAATGTACCAActacaacaacgacaacaacaaaaactatttaaacaataatttctTGCCACCAAATCAACATTCAAATACAATTAACGCAAactatatacatacacacaccagtGGATCTGCCCGAGATCAAGGGCAATCATAGAAAATTTCGCACGTTGGTCACCAGCTACATAGGTAATCTAACATCATTCTCCTGTTGTTTGttacgtgtttgtttgtgattgtttttctttttgtgctcTGATATATTTCCACTCTTTCCATTCAACCCCGAGCTACATTGTTCCTGTGGCAATGCTCTCTTATGCTTTACGTAGTGAAGCTAATCTTGTTGTTTGCTAATCTTTTAGCTAACTGgctatcttttttgttttttctctagAATTACGCAAAATTACTACGCTCTTTGCTCTATTACTTGCTAAACgagttttcaattttttttttctacttattTATCTTCTTCTGTCACCGCAAATGATACTTTCTAATAAATTCTCTCTTCTATTCAGTGAATGTGTATTCTGGTAGTATTTCTATCTAACAGGATTGTATGCGAATGGGAATGCAATAGTACACGTGTTGCGTTAAACTTATTCAATGTTACTGTAATAGTTTGTTTCTATGCCATTTTCTTCGTATGTAATATtcggtgtgtgtttattttgtgcgCGATTGCTctcttttcgttttgtttttattttccggCTTCAgttgtaagtgtgtgtgtgtttgtttgtgtgcttgtgtgtattTAAAAGATAATTTGCACCCTTTCTATGTTTTGCAATGAGCAATTGTATGTTTTCACTCATTTCGGTAGCTTTTTGTTAATGTGTGGTACAGCTTTTCATTGGTTTTTGATTATGTTTCAGTTTGTTTCGCTACAGAAACATTTACACGTGGTTTTCAGTATGTTAACCAATTTGCGGGTACCAATTATATGTTCGCTTACTCGAATCAATTGGGATGCTCCTCACAAAATGgtcatattttttatatttttcttgtgttctttctgttgtttttttttactgcagaATGAACTATGTTTCCTTTTATCGCACCGAGCTTCCTAACGCAAACTGTCAGTCCTTACTGCTGGTCCTTCGCTTAATGCGTTTTAACAAGAGCCTAAgtaaaataaagttaaaaGCTTGTGCTTTGCTTTTCGCTAACCATCATTTCCACTCCtatttttaacaaacaaaatagcTCATCTTCTATCTATTTCATTTTATCTCACATATTTGTTGTACATTTTATCTGCTTGAATAGACATGTTTAGCTGCAGCATTATCATCTATTAGATTTTGTTTCTAACATAGAATAATCCTCAACTAGGATCCTTTATCATGTGTTGCAATCACATTAACAAGTCCCAAAATGCTATCAATCAGGCATTGAGTGAAGATGATTGTAGAACATTTTCCTCTAATCCATGTAAAACTATCATCAAGATTTGCATCATTTTCAATCTAAAAGAACCTCTAGAGCTTTAGCTTTTCTGTTCTggatttttcttcattttgtactgtatttttttttttgtacctcTCTGAGTGCGTTTCCGTCACActacaaaaaaacagtttaaacgttttttttttaaattgtactAAACATGTGTTGGATTGAACTTATTAATCGATAGCTCAGGAGTGAAATccgtttgtgttgcttttgacAAAACTATAAATACGCTGCTAAACCCACGTTAGTTGCTCTAGCGTTAAGGCTCTCCCTTACCCGTGTAAACCATTTTGTTCCCACTTCACTCACGCCAGCGAGAAGAGGCGGAAAAGTGTGTTTTCTGAACAAATCTTAGCATTACGCCATATACTTACATATTCAACAATTTCTTGatcgtattgtttttttctctttttctttctatttttttctttttggttttctttacCTCTCCAATCTCGAATCGAatccgtgtttgtgtgtgtgctcttctCAACctcaactactactactactactactaccgccaccaccatcaccaccaccaactgcCAACTACCTTCCTGCGATCCATACGCGATCGTGGCCactaccaaccaaccaaccaaccaacccttcgaccaccatcaccaccactacctTTACGCCATCTTCTACTTCTCCAATCCAAATCAACGTTCGACTCTTGTATGTTGcgcttcccatttttttttttctatcggTTTTCTATGTTTGGTCTGAAACccaaaatggcaaaaacaaTGAATcccttgaaaaaaaaaacaaactccacaTATAAAGCGCTAAAACATTCACCATCCAAGAGAAAAAGCTTATCGAAAGCAGCAcagagagcaaaaaatgaagaaacagATAGTCAACGTAAGTGTTTACCATCTTTGTTTGAATTTACTTTTAAGTTTTCTAATCTTAGAGCGGGTTGTGGCCTACACTGGGTAACACCGGGGTTACGATGGTTTGTGTTATGTTAAGCTGGTATCTCTTCTCTCCGCCACCGAGCTGCAAAATTGAGCtcagttttttatttatcaaaatctggttttgtttttttttctttcttctgtttgttaAAATCTCATTTAATCTACCTTTTTCTACTGTAGTCGTTGATCGTTCCAACACCTTCGTGTTGTCGATCGCTAACTTTGCTATTCCATTATGTTGTACTCGAGTGCCACCCTGAGTGTGTGTATCCTTCCTGTAATGTGTCTTGTTGCAGAACAAGTAATGAAACTCATTCGTGTGTGTACTtcacgtgtgtgtttgtgtttctgtgtgtccCCTTCTGCAACATGAGCGGGGGCTATGTTGAACATCGTTCATTACCATTTATACTttgtgtacgtgcgtgtgtgtcactaTTTGCCTCTTATCCATTCTGGAATGCCTTCTACTCATCATGGCTATTTTTACTGACAAAATTTGTGTTGTTCCCTACCAACTTCCCCATCATCTTAACGCCTTCGCATAATGTCATTGCTGGTTATTTAAATAACGCATTAATAAACGTTCGTTGGCATAAAATTTAAACTAAACGCCTTATCCTCCTTAGCGCCTgcgtcctctctctctctctttctctctctccctgtctATCGCATAGTGAAAGCGATTAGCATCCGTTTAAtggttaattttgttttattggtttaCGAACTTACACCGTGCATGAGCGCGAAATGTGCCGGAATTTTTCTTACTCTTTTTCCAATACGCTACTCGTGTTTCACCGtgtctttcattttttttatttctaatcTTCATTCGCGCCATTCACCACCAATTCAGTTTAATCGTGATATAAATGTTCAGTACTCTCTATCTTttcatactctctctctctctctctctctctccctttctcttgATATTCATTTGTATTTCCCCCCGTCCTGAATCTCTGTATTCCAAGCTTTTTCTCTAATACCAAGGGCACACTAATGTGTAGCTCCGGTAATACTTAAATGTTGTGCTGTCAGTCGTTTAAcgtctactactactactactactactactacttctactcCTTACCTAATTTCTCAGTGTATCGATATGTGATGTCACGGTTTATACTACTTTTCTTCTACTGTCCCTTCTCGTCAGTTCTGTCCCTTTTCCTTATGTTGTATCCTTCTACTTTCTGATGTTTACTATCATTACCTTTCTTTACCCTTACACGCTCGGTTCTGTTCGGTTGGGACCACTCCAATGCGGAGTGGATCCTTCCAACAATAACCATTTTTCACCGGCTAAAGCAAATGTAGAAGGCAAAGCATTTTAGCCTTTTGTAGTGCAACACCTGTAGCAATTACGACGCCGTTGTTTATTGCAATGTTATtaatttgctttcctttttaatcTTCTCCCGGACCAccgacgtgtgtgtgtgtgtgtgcagctgTAGCTGGCAGTTCCCATCAGCATCACCACCAAAATCAGCAGTTCAACCCGACCCAGACGCATTTCAATCAGCAGACAACGGGGACTCCTAAATCAGGTAATTCAGGCTGTGCCGGCCAATCGGTGTAGTACCGCTAtcgaaaggaaaggaaaggaaaaatgagcgcttttgcgtttttttgttcattcaaTATGACAATTCTTTATttccctctctgtctctctctctctctctcgttagTGCTCTAGTAACACGCGTTAATGAATAATTGtgaaatttacaaaacatttgTGATAACCCATACTCTTAAGCTAACCACTGTGCTAACACgatatttgtatttttcttcttcttcttcttcttcttcttcctctgtCTACACTTTCTCCATTCGCTGCGACGGCTTCTTTGGATTAATCAACTAACCAAAACTACCTAACCCCGATCACTGTACAAAACCAACCGCAACGttgttgtctgtgtgtgtgcgtgcgtgtttgtgtatggGATTTTTCTGGGCGTATTTTCGCGTCACACTTCCACGCGTCAGATGTAGATACTTCCTCCAGCGTGCATACGGCGGCCACGATCACGAccacctccagcagcagtggtAGTGCCGCGGCCGGTGGCAATGGTGGTAAATCGGGTGGTCTTGGCACTAGGGCtgccggtggcggcggtgttGGTGGGGCCGGTAGTGCCTCCGCAACGCCGACCAACATGCCACcgctgaaaaagaaaacgacgGTCGTAAAGCAAAGCGTCCCACCGCCGGTTCCACCGCGCGGCTCGCCCAAGTTCAACAAGGCGAGCGGTGCAGGGTCGGGCCGACCCGGCGGTGGTGCTTCCGGTTCGCTACCCAGCCAGTCCAGTGGCCACCGGGGACGATCCAGCgcaggtgtgtgcgtgtttctgTTCGAttagtgtgttgttgttgtgcccttttttgtttgtttgtttgttttttctcctccaaatccgtttttgttgtcattttgtTATCGTAGATATTTgtggtttgaaaaaaaaattgctccCTTCTTTCTCCTCTAGTCGTATTGTAGTATTcggtaaatatttttctatcgtttttttttgtcacatcgtctgtattttattaatttcgtAAAATTGTGATTAAAGTTGTCAACGATCGTTTCCGGTTTGAACATcggttttaatttttgcatGCAAATTCAATTATCTATTGCAGTAGATCGTAACACAAAAGGTGGGTTCGTTCATCCGTTATCTCAAAACGTGGCTGTCACCCTTTCCtataacattttgcacactattctatgcaaaaaaaaacgagaaagtATGCCACCTTCTTGAGATGAGTAGTGAAGATGGACCCCCTGTAAAGTCTTATTTTCCTTCTGTTTGTCCAGTTCTTACTCTAGCGCCACTTATCCTCAAGCATAATGCGAAATCAATTTCTTAGATGTTTTACTTTGATTGTTATCATTCATTTTGACTCATTTGTTTCAAGCctgataaaaaaatagttcTTCACAAAGAAAGGGTAGTGCATTTCTGAGTTTTCTTGGTCTTCTCGTTTGCTTGGTTTTGAAGTAGGAAAGTAACGAGCTATATAGCAGTAAAGCTTCAGTAATAATAAAGAAGAAAGTGTTAATACTACTCACCTAGAGGGAACGGCAAACGAGAAGCAACGCAAATAATGGCTTTGATAAAATTATCCCCTCTTTCCCATGTGGGAAATAGAACCCTTTTTTGAATTTGAGTTACCAAAACTGATTCGGCACCTTCTCGTTGGTCTTCTCCATCTAATTCCGTGAGCGCTTTTTGTCTGTGCGCGCTCTCGGCGCCTTTGTTCTTCTGAGATCgtaccaatcgaaccatcaaTAATCCCCGTGCGCAGGTAAGAGGCACCGCTCGTCTCCACGTGGCAATGGCGGCATCGGCGGGCAGGGTGGCCGAAGCACCAATGCCACCAGCGctcccccaccaccaccaaccaaggATAGTCGTTCTGGGGTCGGGCTCGATCCACTGCAAGAGAATGAAGCGGCCGAGCTGCAGCTGCTACCCTCCCCCAACAAAGTGCTCAGCTGGCTGAGCAGCAACGACTTCCGGGTGTCGGAAAATGGTGACATACTGTCGGAGGACGACGACAGTCgtcctgctgctactgctgccgctgTATCGATACCCAAAGTGATTGCCGTCAAACGAAAGCCATTGACCGGACCGGGGTCAACATCGAACGTGAAGGAAGCGACGAAAGCGTTCGAGCGGCTGTCGAGCCGCAACGGCAGCGGGTCCTCGGTGCAGCAAATGATTCGGAATTTTGAACGAACGGCCGGTACGGCGACGGTGGCTCGGTCGGAATCGATGTACTCCAGGGTGCCTAGTCACGGTACATCGAAGGAACTGCAGGTTCCACCCACGGCGGTACAGCGGTCCACCCGAACGCTCCCGTTGACGATACCGGTCATCAAAGAGACGCTCGTTGAGGatgaaaataacaataatcgtCTCTGTGTGACGTTTGGTGGTGACGATCGCGAGATGTTCATCCCCATGGCGCAACGGTTGGAGCAGGACGTTGATCTTACCGCGCACGAGAACGATCAGCTTGTTTTGGCGAACTTGAAAAACGTAGTCAAAGCACGGCGAGAAATGTTCAACACCTCACCGAATTCAACAATGGAGCGTAAACCACGAGCGTCCATGATCGTACGGCCCACTCCTCTTCCTAATGGTGCGATTGCACAGGGAGTCGAAAGAGCGCCCACTGAACGACATACAATGACACAAACGACGACAACAAAAGGAAAACTGACGCGCTCGGTCACGCAAGGCAAGCGTCAGCCGCCCGCGCCGTCACGCATAGATCCGGACGAGATCCAGCGCAAAATTCAGGAAATCGAAGCCGAGATACGGCAGAACGAAGAGCGGCTCAACCGAATACCCTCCAGACGATCGATGCGCCGTGAAGTCGCCGTATCGGTCAAGACGGAACGTGCACAAttccagccgggaccggtggcCCATCTTGCCCCTTGCCGCAATGAAAGCTTCCTTTCCCGTCTGAAACCGAAAATGCATCGCAGCTCGATGGCAAACGGCATGGTTACGGGTGGGGTGGACTTTGGTCCAGCGGCGCTAGTACCGGATGACGTTCGGTACATGGGGCAGGAGGAGAAAGCTTCCATCATACGGCAGATCGGGCTACCGCTGGACGAAAATCACAACCTCGAAAGCTACCTGGAACAGTTCAGCCTGGAGGGAGAGTTCGTCTAAAGCGCTGGAGCGTAGGGATCCTATCGGCCCCTCCACCCCCCCGCTCTGGAATCCATTTCTTCTGTTCTCTGTAGCGTTTGTTGCTCATCTGTTTCAACTGTCATTTCAGACAATGATCCTCCAATTTCCCCCCAAAAcatttgtgtgtgcgctctcttcctctctatctctctatctatctatctattgCTCTGTTGTCTTGGACCAAGCATGGTCAAGCTTTCCATTTAATCTTCTTTGCTTCTGAGCTTGGTTGTGATTTTGGTTTTTCGTTCGCTGGTATCAAATCAATCAGGTTGTCGTTTATGACGCGTATGACACGTGGTCGTATCGTTCGTTGCCGTGATGTGTGTAGCTCGTATGCCTTCGATTAGCAGTAGATCCTTAAGTTTCCGTTCCGTAACCTCCATTTTATTTCcacttttttgctctctctctcgctctctctatgTGGTCCTTTTTAGTTGGTAACTGGTGGTTTAGTGAGCCCTCCTTTATCTCAGTGTATTATCGTTAACTTGTTTTATATGAGTTGCCTTCTATTAggtccttttttgtttcagttaAGTAAGTCcgactgttttgttttgctctatATATTTTACACCTAATGCCATGAGACACTTTCagctgtacataagtttaatgAAGGCGCTAGCAATCTTCTTTTcaattggtttggttttgtctCTGAGTGTGTTAtgtacataataaaaaaacgatgtATCAGTTTACTATCCGCTTTGAGATATAAAGTCACGCTACTATACATGGACCCCTTTCTGTtggttaatttatttatttccccattcggttcggttcgtttGGATGTGTAAAAACGGTCCACCACACAAGTGTATATACGATCCAGTTAAGCTTTTTCGTTAAACTCTACTTTAACTcgaatacaaacaaaaaagaaacaaacaaaaaaccaacttAGACGCTTCGTATCTCGTATCTGGCTAGGCACATCTCCTTCCTGTTCTTCCACTCCTCCTCCCGCTTTTGACGACATCTCCGAGCACGGTAGCAGTAGCCATCGACACTCGTCGGATGACAaaacgggcagcagcagcggaatcGGAAGTGCCGGCGCCAGCGGCTTcggaggcggcggcggtggcggcggcgacggtATCGGaggcggcagcggcggtggtggcggctcCGTCGATCGGCGGAGCGCATCCTGTCGCAGTGATAACTACAAAGAAGACTCAATAAGGTAAGGTTTCACCGCGCACAATCCGCGGTAATCCCCTCTCGATTGCGGGAAATGCCCCCGGTGTGCAGTGGCACGGGTGGGAGGGAAGGCGTTTAGCTTTGTGTTTTGGAACTCTACCCTTCTATGGCAATCGTTTCCATCACCCTCTTTCCCATCtccatagcatttttttttgttcttcctctGTGTGTTCTGTGTGGCGAACCCGTTGAGAGCGGGAGTTCCTCCCAAAGTGTCCCACTTTTTGTgtgtcctctctctcttgtttgtgtgtgcaatgcACTCTGTAACGATCGGGTGTCCAAGAATGCTGTGGATGTGCAATGTAACTTGAATGcattgaaatgtgtttttttttcgttctcccTATTTTGGTGGCATTTCAAATCGAAACGAAATTACTACGAAAGATCGCATGGCATGGCATGGAATTTCTTatcctttttatttatttttacaaaaataggGAAAGTATTTCTTCACATCTTCTGCTCTGTGCATGGGGTTATTGCATTGTTCTAGGCATGTTACCTTTtgtgttgttatttattattgtttaatttcttttttcatatttgtatTTCTGTTTAATGTTACTAATTCTCGTACGAAACTAACCGTGTTCAACTTTCTCCTGTCATgccgtttttttattgtttgtcaCTTCATTTGCtgtctttcttctttttttctttttctttaatgtttttgtattGCAGCAAGCGCCATGTATGTGGTGAATTGTCCTTCCGTCATGCTTTTATCTTCTCCGAACTTTGTGTCGTCATGAATTTACCGCTCCATATCtgattcattttgtttttagcaAATGCTTGAAACGTACCGAccatttacttatttatttttcttcttttctttcttttctcttctcttaTATGCCGCATTTGCCGCTCTCCTGtgcctgtctgtctgtctttGTGGCCTATCTGTGTATGCCTGCCCACCCCCTTCATCCATCTTCACCGTTTCGGGAATGCTGCCGCTTATGCTCGTGTGTCGGTCGGTGCATCTCGGTAATGCTGACATATGATCATCGTTAATTTTGATGGCCCCCTTTGCACCTCACGATACATCCGATGCACACACATGTACGCTTGCCCTTTTGTATCCGGCCCCAAAATGATaccacaaacgcgcgcgcccCGTACGAACTGACCCGTAcgcgccaacacacacaacagtatATCAGAAATAAGATTAGAAAGTCATTTAGCAGTCGAATCATCATCCAATAGCAATTACGGCTCGCGGGGGGCCCTAGCGTCGGTCGAAGGATCGACCCCAACGTGGACTGAAGGAACGCCCAGCTTTACGGATTCGAGCTCGAGCGGTGATATTGGAAGTGAGTGGAGGCTGGGTGTGAAAGATAACCGAggcgacaaaacaaaactaacaaCCGCGTTTGTTTCTTCTCCCCCATTTTGCAGCATTCTCAGGCCATTCCTCTCCCATGTCGGATCGGGATCGCCACAAGCCCACGGTCGAGAAGGCGCTGAACTCGCTCACATCGGAAATGGTAAGCTTTTCGAACAAGTTCCACCAgcttcatcatcaccatcttcACCAACACCAGTACCAGTACcactcctcctccacctcatCGGTGTCGTCCGCTTCGGGGCATCATAACCtgcggaagcagcagcagcagcacctccaccagcaactgcagcagcagcagcatcagcttcACAAGCAAGTGATCTATGTGAAGAACAGCAGCTGTTCGAGCATAGACCAATCGGTGCACCTTcttggcggtggcggcggcgtcggtggtagtgttgttggtggtggtctAATAAGCAGCGGTGTTGGTGGTACCGGTAGCGGAACCGTGCTAGGGATCGGCGGCAGTGGCCGCTCCAGTCCGCTCGTCATGATACGTCGTGTTACATCGACGAAAATAAGCGAAAGCACTACCTCGCTCAATTCTGCCGGGGGCGGAAGGGCGGAAGATGATACGGCCAGTTCGCGTGACCAGCTTTCGTCCGCCCACCTCGGTGCGGTCTCTTCCGCTTCTCTCCGATCGTCGACAGCTTCGG
Proteins encoded:
- the LOC120959578 gene encoding putative PIP5K1A and PSMD4-like protein isoform X8, with protein sequence MASGDTAAIDTIDVESALSTKNSEFTASSKDQPLELDEYGKFIKDTPGKFIMADGMSGEQSLAPRPHRPKSDKERKIGHRRVGEGGEITYKKIQTTTIMGSIQLGIQHTVGSLASKPRRDLLMMDFWELETISFPPEGSSMTPAHHYSEFKFKIYAPIAFRYFRDLFGIQPDDFMMSMCSAPLRELSNPGASGSIFYLTDDDEFIIKTVQHKEGEFLQKLLPGYYMNLNQNPRTLLPKFFGLYCYQCNSKNVRLVAMNNLLPSYVRMHLKYDLKGSTYKRKANKAERSKSSPTYKDLDFMEQHPNGLFLEAETYSALIKTIQRDCRVLESFKIMDYSLLVGIHNLDLAVKEKQEAAAKARSEGESDYEDAPEADQYMVQEREEQRTTALNRSRHTTYGKMLIRSINRQRLVAHSTAMESIQAESEPIDEEDDVPPGGIPARSEKGERLLLFIGIIDILQSYRLRKKLEHTWKSIIHDGDTVSVHRPSFYAQRFQEFMAKTVFKKIPSLDLPEIKGNHRKFRTLVTSYIALKHSPSKRKSLSKAAQRAKNEETDSQPVAGSSHQHHHQNQQFNPTQTHFNQQTTGTPKSDVDTSSSVHTAATITTTSSSSGSAAAGGNGGKSGGLGTRAAGGGGVGGAGSASATPTNMPPLKKKTTVVKQSVPPPVPPRGSPKFNKASGAGSGRPGGGASGSLPSQSSGHRGRSSAGTSPSCSSTPPPAFDDISEHGSSSHRHSSDDKTGSSSGIGSAGASGFGGGGGGGGDGIGGGSGGGGGSVDRRSASCRSDNYKEDSISISEIRLESHLAVESSSNSNYGSRGALASVEGSTPTWTEGTPSFTDSSSSGDIGTFSGHSSPMSDRDRHKPTVEKALNSLTSEMENLRYQVDYDYN
- the LOC120959578 gene encoding phosphatidylinositol 4-phosphate 5-kinase type-1 gamma isoform X7; the protein is MASGDTAAIDTIDVESALSTKNSEFTASSKDQPLELDEYGKFIKDTPGKFIMADGMSGEQSLAPRPHRPKSDKERKIGHRRVGEGGEITYKKIQTTTIMGSIQLGIQHTVGSLASKPRRDLLMMDFWELETISFPPEGSSMTPAHHYSEFKFKIYAPIAFRYFRDLFGIQPDDFMMSMCSAPLRELSNPGASGSIFYLTDDDEFIIKTVQHKEGEFLQKLLPGYYMNLNQNPRTLLPKFFGLYCYQCNSKNVRLVAMNNLLPSYVRMHLKYDLKGSTYKRKANKAERSKSSPTYKDLDFMEQHPNGLFLEAETYSALIKTIQRDCRVLESFKIMDYSLLVGIHNLDLAVKEKQEAAAKARSEGESDYEDAPEADQYMVQEREEQRTTALNRSRHTTYGKMLIRSINRQRLVAHSTAMESIQAESEPIDEEDDVPPGGIPARSEKGERLLLFIGIIDILQSYRLRKKLEHTWKSIIHDGDTVSVHRPSFYAQRFQEFMAKTVFKKIPSLDLPEIKGNHRKFRTLVTSYIALKHSPSKRKSLSKAAQRAKNEETDSQPVAGSSHQHHHQNQQFNPTQTHFNQQTTGTPKSGTSPSCSSTPPPAFDDISEHGSSSHRHSSDDKTGSSSGIGSAGASGFGGGGGGGGDGIGGGSGGGGGSVDRRSASCRSDNYKEDSISISEIRLESHLAVESSSNSNYGSRGALASVEGSTPTWTEGTPSFTDSSSSGDIGTFSGHSSPMSDRDRHKPTVEKALNSLTSEMVSFSNKFHQLHHHHLHQHQYQYHSSSTSSVSSASGHHNLRKQQQQHLHQQLQQQQHQLHKQVIYVKNSSCSSIDQSVHLLGGGGGVGGSVVGGGLISSGVGGTGSGTVLGIGGSGRSSPLVMIRRVTSTKISESTTSLNSAGGGRAEDDTASSRDQLSSAHLGAVSSASLRSSTASDHHNLHHRTTELLQRHCDEGAPEADTNGASLSSTSGHGSGDSSSNGSLTETDRNALRQAREE